Below is a genomic region from Gasterosteus aculeatus chromosome 2, fGasAcu3.hap1.1, whole genome shotgun sequence.
ACAAGTGAGTCAATAGAGGCAGAGCTAATTGTTGTCAATGGGGCGCTCTAGAGgagaatatacagtatatgtaacAAAATAGTGCAATCACCATGTGCTACAAAACACTTTTTCTCTAATCTAACattcatattgtttttattgtgttggaGGACATTAGAGCAGTAGGCATTCATCTGACCCCGCACTGAccttattttcaaatatttacataCCTAAAACATTATAGTTTGAACCATTACTTGAATGAGTGAGTGGGGATACATGTTCCAGTCTTCCATACAGGAAAAGAGGGATTACAGAATGGTTTGATTAGCCCGAAAATTATGTTAATCACACGCTGGAGATTGGAAAAAAATTAAGATTTTAGATTAGTATTTTTTCTGCCCCACTGATCATGTCACAACCGATCATCGAGACACAGTATGGCGCTCATTTAGGTGTCAAGCACAATCAAGTAGTATCATCGCATACATTGATATGGAGGTAATCCATCTATAGTTTAAGCCGAAGTCCCCATCGGAGTAATACTCCGGCCTCTTTCATAGTTGAAATGGTCTTTTAATGCAAAAATAGTGAAAAGACCAAAATCTTACCAAAAACACCATATTGATCTGACACAAGAAACCAGGCAAGTACTGAGGTGTTTAATAAATAACAGCATgaacaacacaacaataacaacaacattaaaagcttgaattcatttaatatatatacacatactgtatatactttCATATTTGACTGTATAAACTATAAATATGACATGCGGTCCTCATAACTTAAAACAACCAGGACTTCTCAGGCTGAGGTAGGGTCAGGGGCCAAAGGGTTGGATtgataaagctgtttctgtatgtgtgtaaatgtgtgtaatacgtgtgtgtgtgtgtgtgtgtgtgtgtgttttgaggtgGGGAAGAGGATTACAGTATTGGCAATAAAGCTGCAGTGGCTGTTTagtagaaatgtgtgtgtttagttcatagcccccccgccccccggctGGCGCGCTATTTTATAAGACTTCCTGCTcagaacacactcacacgcagcGTTGATGCGGATGAAACGCCAGGCTATCCTTTCCTTGAAGGTGGTCATGGCCCTCAcgaatatgtgtgtgttggtgcagtAGGAGTTCCAGTGGCCACTGTCGATGCCGCGGCAGCCCGATGAGCCCGATCTGGTGCCCTGTTTGCGGCCCCGCCCGCCCGGCCTTCCGGCGCTCGCGGCCCCGGAGCCTCCGTGCGTCGGCGAGTGGCAGGTGGTCTCGTAGAAGAACTGTTTCTTCACCACGTTGTTGATCGTGACGAAGGGCAGCACCGTCACCTCATTCCCAGCCATGTCCGTGGCTCGTGTCAGGTTACCCACCCAGGTATTTATGCTGTCACACACCGAGACCTCCCCTCGGTGCATGGTGTGCGAGCCCGCCGTGCGCCTTACTCTcaaccccctcacccctccaaTGTCATAGCCCTCGCCTTCCAGGGCGTCTTGTGACGGGGCCACCTCGCTGAAGACAACGCGGGGCGAGGAGCGGTATCGTCTCTTGGAGAAGAGCTTGGGGTCCACTACTGGGTTGAAAGGTTCCGGGGGGGAGTCCAACGCAGATTGCCCGACGACGCGGCTTCTATCCTGTGTGTATGAAGCTGCCCGATGGGGCCTCTTGGTCCTTTGGTGGCTGGTCCTTTGGTGCTCTTGTGTAGGAGGGCGTTCAGAGAGGTGGTCCCTCACTGCCGTCTGCGGCCGTCctgctctgtgattggctggcgccTGCTGTTCGACGTTGTGGTCGGCTGCTCCGGCGCGCCGGGCCAATCCACCTCCCATGTTCTGTACAGCCTGGACGCCgatcaggaggagcaggaccAGTGGTGACGACCTCATGGGCACACGTCCTGAGCCGAGCACAAAGAGGGAAACAATAGTTCAGATATTGTTCCTGTATGTCTTTCTTtcattgaaatataatattgttGTCTATCACTTCAAGCATGCTTCTCAGGTCATCACTGGAGCGTACGTCACCGACTATATTAGCGACAGAATCTTAACTCCTTGTAAAGTTTAGTCCAACCTCACTATTACAGGGACATTGTTGGTCCTTGCAGTTGAGCGTgagttattttgtgtgttgtgtgtttatgtgtagcCTACCTTTTGGAATGTGTCCAGTTGAAGTGGGAGCCTCTGTGGACTCTAGAGCCAGACTCCAGTGCAGGCCGGGCCCCTCATGCCTGCCATCTGGACCCCCTGAACTACAgctctgtaacacacacacacacacacacacacacatatagataaAATACTTAAACTGAAACAGTGCTTTATGATTATTTTCGCATGCAGCGGTAAATTCAATTTTGCGCTACTACACACGTAACACTGTTTGGTTCTAACAAGTGGTAAAACAGTTGGTAAAGTACTGATTCATGACTTCCACCGTACAACCAGTGCTATCAGAGGAATACACCATGTTAATATACCATTGCCTGACCTTatctcactcacactcaccatGTTTAAGTACAAGAGTTTGGACTTGCCAAACATTGGAATGTGTAGCATTTCACGCCTCCATTTATATAAaagtatatacacacatgtccTGTACCTCAAGAGACTTTAGCATTTGCTTCCACTATCTTACTATTACCCCACCATACCTCAATACAACTATAGTTACTTTTAGCCTTCTGCTTTTCACATACATCCTTTTGAGATATATGTACAAAGCTActttaaaaatagttttggAAGCTTGAAAGATTGTTTGAGACGTGCTATCTGTTGGCTTCAATAAACACAATCGTACGACTACACACCAGCAGACACATGGAGCTGGTCCAAACAGGCAGTGAGTTGATTGATCCCGGCTGACGAGCGGCTCACTATTTACATGGCCTCGGGTGAGCCGGGAGGATCCTAATGTTAAAAATATGCGGCTTGTGTTTAATGCCAGTGGAGCCAGCGTAAACACTGCAGCATAGGAGCACAGGGGTCAGAGCGGTTTAGAAAGCACCTTTTGACTTATGGGGTTACTTCAGCACTGGATCACAAACCGTCTGGCTGTTCCTCTGACCCTCTCCAACAAATCCTCTATGCAAAATAACAAACGCGCACGGCCATGGGAGCTGCTCAGATGCTGCCGTGTTGAACCGACGACATGCTTGTGGTTTCTGTTCcataaatgcatttcttttttttgggggggggcaagtcTAGAATAGGAAATGCTCGATGAAACGGGGCAATGGATCTTACATGCAAGCGTACATCCTACATCAAACCGtgggtggggtggtgggggagaCAATCCATATGGTAGtgataaaacaggaagtctcaCAGTTCTTCCCACACTTTGACCGGCACAGGACAGTAAgctgttttagtttttagtgtccagggggaaaaagaaaaaagaaattcacaAATGCCCCTGAGAGCCCTGGGAATTACCCTGACAGGCCGGAGACAGTTCTGCTCACATGTTACCAGCCGAGTAATGACAAAGGTATTCCAAACCATTGAAGCGAATACCACAGAAACGACAGACACAATATGGTTCATATTTCCAGACACTGAACATACCGTATTAATACACATTGACATGAACAAAGCAGTTGCTGGACACCCTTAAATGATTCATTGCTTCAACCAGCAGGGATGTTTATGAGAACAGACTTTGTTAAATGGCCTCATGTGGCCCGCTGCTTCGTCCCCATGCTCTCACAACAGGCTGTTTCCCCAGCTCTGCCAGACTGTAAATCAATGGCATGAGCGCTCAGGGCACCACACGGCACTGCCTGCTTCAACAAGATTGGCAAAGTTGATTTAAAGAACGCGGAGTGAAAAGATGCGTCACGCAGCTGCTAAGGTCGTGACCTGAATGAACGATCGTCGCACAGCAGGAGAGGAAAAACGCTTCAGACGGAGGACTAATTAGTCTGCCCGAGGCGGTGGAGCCCGGCCACCAATTTACTGGTGCTGACACCGCAGCCGTTGCCggtaacacatttttattaagtGTGCCAGTCCGCAATGTGCTCCATTGATCAGACTGTGGTGTACCTACAAGCTGCCAAATGACAACGTGTGGTTACAGTACAGTGTGTTGAGTATGATACGATGACAACAAGGCAGGTGGGCCAGAACATGAGCGTTGGCTGCCATCAATCCAAGATTAGTTTACATTAAGCGGGGGGTTTTATTCCTATCTGTGTGGTAGATGAGTCGTTGTATACAAGTCGCCGTTAAAAGATGTGCAGGAGCGGCACGTCAACAGTTCCCTCCAACAAACACGCGTCTTTCTGTCGCAGCGATGACAACTGCACGAGATTATGAGGCGGTGACAAAAAGAGACTGACAGTtgctgagaggaagaggaaggtgaagcggaggaaaaccaaacaagGTAAACAGTGTCTCTCATCAAGTCAGTGTGCTGCAGTTCCTCCTGCTGTCATCCAGGGGAAATAATTATCAAAAAAGGGACCACTGCCAGGTCAACTTGCTCGCTTGCATTTTTCACACGTAACATAATGTTTGAAGACATGTATTTACTCTAAAGAAATGATCTATAAACCTGTTAATCATTGCTTGATATTTGCAGCTATATACAAGGGTTGGTCTTTGAGGAGCGAATCATTCTTACATTTACGTTTCACTTGAATTGAAACTCATTAGTTGAAATTGAGGGATGCAACCGAATTTGCATCTGCATCACATTCGATGGTAATAATTGCAATTTCCCAATTGATTGTCTAACCAGGGTTTCTTTCACTGTTGTAACTCAAGCTTGTGATCTACTGAAAAACGTTTTGTCAACATTTAAAGTTAATATAATTCTGCTTAATTTCTTATGCAGCTAATACATAACAATAACTAAAAGTCTGTTTGtgcaaccagcagcagcagatttcACATGATGCCCGCTGCCACTATCAGAGAAGTACGCAGCTCCTATAAGTCCCTCCTCTGCAGTCCAAATACAGTCAGTTCTGTTCGCACAAGACGCACAAATCACCAAGCTCAAGGCGACAAAACGCTGATCCAGAAACCGATAGTTGTTGTCACAATGACTAAGTCCACTTTTTCTACACAGTCTGTGGTTTATACTTATATTATCTTAAGTCTAACTTTCCTCACATCAGAGTATTCCCAGGCATGGTGCAATGAGTGTGGCTTTAAATGATTATGGTTCCAGATCATTTCAAAATGTAGCAGGTACCTTTATAAGAGCCCGTATCAGCGCCACTTTGAACAGTGAAACTCGTCTGCTCTGGTCTCAGGACACGGGGGCATGTTGACAGGCAGTCAAATGCTAAAGCACTTTACTTTGAGATGACAAATGGTGCAAGATGTGAGATATACAGAATACAAGAACTGTAAAAGCACAAACTGTCCTAACAGCATGAACCAACAGACTGCTACAACATGAGGGGGAAAAAGGACGTGTGTGCAGTTTTTGAGATGAGTTTGTATTCGTTTCAGCTTGTTTTACTGGATTCTGCAGTGAAATATGCCTGGCGTGCTCAACACACGGGTAAAATATGTTTCAAACTTTCTCAAAAGTATCTTTCAAAAGACTGACCTGATACTGGCACACATGTGTGTCATTAGCAATTTCAATACATCTCAATTGATTTATGGTTCACACAATATATAGCAACCATTTTCCCTAATCTCCTGAATATCACAATCGTTAGTATTAAAGTTATGATTTTTGATCTAATATTTactatttatgttaaatcacctCCATTTACAGCACCACTTTGGAACAATGTCCCGCGTCTGCAGAACCTAAGACAACAGCATTTGCATAGTATGCCAACTGTCTGATAATCAACCTTAACTCATTTATCagctaaataaatcatttttgttaAGACCAGAAACTAATGATCTATAACAAAAAATCCCTATTAATCCAGTAAAAAGCCTTACAAATGTAGACATATGTTCATTCATATTTGCGTGCctatacatatgtgtgtatatctgTGTTCAGGGCATCTTGACAATATCAGGTAGCCAAGTTGTGGAAACTTAACAGACTTTCCTTCATCCTGCTGTTTTATGACTTTTTCTCAGTCTAGCAAGcaaatgtgtgcatgttttcTGATGGTATCCCCTGGTATTTGACCTGGGCATATTGGGCGTATTGATCCGCgactgtttgtgttttggtttcTGGTGTACGAACTACCCGCTTCAGAAGCTGTAAAATGAGGTCATGCCGAAAACGAAAACATTGGGATTTCGATCAGCATagaaggaatttgtcttggaaACGGCTCAAGTCAAACTGTTGGACTTGGATGTCTGCCTACGgctccatttttttctttttcaaaaacgcacacacagtcagtgTATTAAGTCAAGAGCATCCCACTGCAGTTCAGCTAAACATACTATGCCTTACTATTCTAACTTACTCTGAATGTTCAGAGGCACTTGATCAGTGACATGGCTGCTTTTCCCCCCCAACATCCTGAAACACAGTTCCAGTAACCACCGGCTTTGTTTGGTGTACagtgtatctctctctctgttttatcTCGCTTTCTTAGTCGAGACTTTGAAGATCTTCTGAGATGGATTAATACTACATGTGGTAAAACGCTCAAGTCGGCTCTTGGCacagtgtttctttctttgttcttttcttatttGCAAGGGCAACTCTGAGACAAAGCAGAGACATTGCTACAAAGTAACCGCGGCATTTTCCCGCTTGTCACACAAAGTGGAACATTGTAGAAAGAGTGGATCCCTGTGGTGTTTTTGAAGggaattaaaaatacacattgtAGCTGAAAGCAAAATTCAGCAATAATTGCATTTGGAAGAAAGGAATGAGTGCAAATAGAACATTTGAATAGAGGtaacacattgtttttttttcttttttttctgttgtttgtggtttctagcttaaaaaacacaacagcctgTTAAGCTAATACAGATGTTTCTGTACAGGTGGAGGATACGTTGTGGCTTGCATGGAAAATAATTAAAGGGTTTTTAGTAGGAAGGTTTTATGGCATTGTGAATGAGCCCTTTCCTCTAGCAATGTATCTGCAATAGGCCTGGAGTAA
It encodes:
- the ngfa gene encoding neurotrophin-7, with product MRSSPLVLLLLIGVQAVQNMGGGLARRAGAADHNVEQQAPANHRAGRPQTAVRDHLSERPPTQEHQRTSHQRTKRPHRAASYTQDRSRVVGQSALDSPPEPFNPVVDPKLFSKRRYRSSPRVVFSEVAPSQDALEGEGYDIGGVRGLRVRRTAGSHTMHRGEVSVCDSINTWVGNLTRATDMAGNEVTVLPFVTINNVVKKQFFYETTCHSPTHGGSGAASAGRPGGRGRKQGTRSGSSGCRGIDSGHWNSYCTNTHIFVRAMTTFKERIAWRFIRINAACECVLSRKSYKIARQPGGGGAMN